The Xanthomonas sontii genome contains a region encoding:
- the rpmI gene encoding 50S ribosomal protein L35 — MPKIKTNRAAAKRFRKTASGKYKAGHANRSHILTKKATKRKRNLRQTNHVRAEDAGRLDRMLPYL, encoded by the coding sequence ATGCCCAAGATCAAGACCAACCGGGCGGCGGCCAAGCGTTTCCGCAAGACCGCCTCCGGCAAATACAAGGCCGGCCACGCCAACCGTAGCCACATCCTCACCAAGAAAGCGACCAAGCGGAAGCGCAACCTGCGGCAGACGAACCACGTCCGTGCCGAGGACGCAGGCCGTCTGGACCGTATGCTTCCCTACCTCTGA
- the rplT gene encoding 50S ribosomal protein L20 — translation MARVKRGVQARRRHKKVLNLAKGYYNARRKVFRVAKQAVIKAQQYAYIGRKQKKRNFRSLWITRINAAARINGMSYSRFMNGLLKAGITLDRKVLADIAVHDAQGFAALAEKAKGALAA, via the coding sequence ATGGCTCGAGTCAAGCGTGGCGTCCAGGCGCGCCGTCGTCACAAGAAAGTTCTGAACCTCGCCAAGGGCTACTACAACGCCCGTCGCAAGGTCTTCCGCGTCGCCAAGCAGGCGGTGATCAAGGCGCAGCAGTACGCCTACATCGGCCGCAAGCAGAAGAAGCGCAATTTCCGTTCGCTGTGGATCACCCGCATCAATGCGGCGGCCCGCATCAACGGCATGAGCTACAGCCGTTTCATGAACGGCCTGCTCAAGGCCGGCATCACCCTCGACCGCAAGGTGCTGGCGGACATCGCCGTGCACGACGCGCAGGGCTTTGCCGCCCTGGCGGAGAAGGCGAAGGGCGCGCTGGCGGCATAA
- the pheS gene encoding phenylalanine--tRNA ligase subunit alpha translates to MSEIDSLSGQALADIAAAQSPEALEQLRVALLGKSGSITAQLKQLGALAPEQRKLAGEAINRARDTVSAALAERRTLLETAALDARLAAERIDVTLPGRRGERGGLHPVTRTLERITEIFARLGYELSDGPEIEDDWHNFEALNFPPHHPARAMHDTFYFGDGRLLRTHTSGVQVRYMGEHAPPLRMIAAGKVYRSDSDQTHSPMFHQVEGLLVDEHATFADLKGTLAEFVRAFFERDFQMRFRPSYFPFVEPGAEVDIAWQQPDGSTRWLEVLGCGMVHPNVLRNVGIDPERYTGFAFGMGVERFAMLRYGVNDLRAFFENDVRFLRQFA, encoded by the coding sequence ATGAGTGAGATCGATTCCCTGAGCGGGCAGGCGCTGGCGGACATCGCCGCGGCGCAGAGTCCGGAGGCGCTGGAGCAACTGCGGGTCGCGCTGCTCGGCAAGAGCGGCAGCATCACCGCCCAGCTCAAGCAGCTCGGCGCGCTGGCGCCGGAGCAGCGCAAGCTGGCCGGCGAGGCGATCAACCGCGCACGCGACACGGTGTCCGCCGCGCTGGCCGAGCGCCGCACGCTGCTGGAAACCGCGGCGCTGGACGCGCGCCTGGCCGCCGAGCGCATCGACGTGACCCTGCCGGGCCGGCGCGGCGAACGCGGCGGGCTGCATCCGGTCACCCGTACCCTGGAGCGCATCACCGAGATCTTCGCCCGACTGGGCTACGAGCTGTCCGACGGCCCCGAGATCGAGGACGACTGGCACAACTTCGAGGCGTTGAACTTCCCGCCGCACCACCCGGCGCGGGCGATGCACGACACCTTCTATTTCGGCGACGGCCGCCTGCTGCGCACTCACACCTCGGGTGTGCAGGTGCGCTACATGGGGGAACATGCGCCGCCGCTGCGCATGATCGCCGCCGGCAAGGTCTACCGCAGCGACAGCGACCAGACCCATTCGCCGATGTTCCACCAGGTCGAAGGCCTGCTGGTCGACGAGCACGCGACCTTCGCTGATCTCAAGGGCACCCTGGCCGAGTTCGTGCGCGCGTTCTTCGAGCGCGATTTCCAGATGCGCTTCCGTCCCAGCTACTTCCCCTTCGTCGAGCCCGGCGCAGAGGTCGACATCGCCTGGCAGCAGCCCGACGGCAGCACCCGCTGGCTGGAAGTGCTCGGCTGCGGCATGGTGCACCCGAACGTGCTGCGCAACGTCGGCATCGACCCGGAGCGCTACACCGGCTTCGCCTTCGGCATGGGGGTGGAGCGCTTCGCGATGCTGCGCTACGGCGTCAACGACCTGCGCGCCTTCTTCGAGAACGACGTGCGGTTCCTGCGGCAGTTTGCTTGA
- the pheT gene encoding phenylalanine--tRNA ligase subunit beta: MKFSENWLRSHVPTQATREQLTATLTAIGLEVEEVVPLGDGLQQVVVARIVEAAPHPEADRLQVCRVDAGQGELLQIVCGAPNARAGLVAPLALVGAQVGGIAIKPAKLRGVASNGMLCSAKELGLDSDASGLFELPDDAPIGQALIEYLGLPDASIEIKLTPNRADCFGVRGIAYDVAAACGSDVLPLAVTPAAVSSERTLPVALDAGADAPRYCGRVVEDLDPAAKTPLWMAERLRRSGVRPLSLLVDITQYVMLELGQPMHAFDLDTLQGPIGVRHARGGETLTLLDGREAALDSAFLLITDADRPVALAGLMGGHATRVTETTRHVFLEAAHFAPAAIMGRGRKLGLHTDAGHRFERGVDPALPRQALELATRLVLELAGGRAGPVVEAALPEFLPAPAPIALRRARILRVLGIEIADADVERILRALGMDVVASADGWQVTAPSRRFDIAIEEDLIEELARIHGYDRLPTTLPGGATRIAMDSETQLDERSVRRQLLARDLLETINYAFVDAALLDQWGLHDGRVALANPLSAELAVMRPSLLPGLVAALGRNAARQAGRVRLFELGKVFAAAAEAGAAPTETQRVAAAVCGDADALQWGLPARKVDFHDLKGDLDALAAASGARLDYRPSAHPFAHPTRSADVYRDDVRIGWIGQLHPRLLQAMQIDVDVLAFELDLAPLAARALPRAAELSRFPSVRRDLAVVVPDAVSWAALARSVRAAVGPLLREVVLFDRYVGAGVEAGCKSLAMGLILQDNTRTLTDRDVEAVVADAVAALAREHDARMRG, from the coding sequence ATGAAATTCAGCGAAAACTGGCTGCGCAGCCACGTTCCGACCCAGGCCACGCGTGAGCAGCTCACGGCGACCCTGACCGCCATCGGCCTGGAGGTCGAGGAGGTCGTGCCGCTCGGCGACGGCCTGCAGCAGGTGGTGGTGGCGCGGATCGTCGAGGCTGCGCCGCATCCCGAGGCCGACCGGCTGCAGGTGTGCCGGGTCGATGCCGGGCAGGGCGAGCTGCTGCAGATCGTCTGCGGTGCGCCCAATGCGCGCGCGGGTCTGGTCGCGCCGCTGGCGCTGGTCGGGGCGCAGGTCGGCGGCATCGCGATCAAGCCGGCCAAGCTGCGCGGCGTCGCGTCCAACGGCATGCTGTGCTCGGCCAAGGAGCTGGGCCTGGACAGCGACGCGTCCGGCCTGTTCGAACTGCCCGACGATGCGCCGATCGGCCAGGCGCTGATCGAGTATCTGGGCCTGCCCGACGCCAGCATCGAGATCAAGCTCACCCCCAACCGTGCCGACTGCTTCGGCGTGCGCGGCATCGCCTACGACGTGGCCGCGGCATGCGGCAGCGACGTGCTGCCGTTGGCGGTGACGCCGGCCGCGGTGAGCAGCGAGCGCACGCTGCCGGTCGCGCTGGACGCGGGCGCCGACGCGCCGCGTTATTGCGGCCGCGTGGTCGAGGACCTGGATCCGGCGGCGAAGACGCCGCTGTGGATGGCCGAGCGCCTGCGCCGCAGCGGCGTGCGTCCGCTGTCGCTGCTGGTGGACATCACCCAGTACGTGATGCTGGAACTGGGCCAGCCGATGCATGCGTTCGACCTCGACACGTTGCAGGGCCCGATCGGCGTGCGCCACGCGCGCGGCGGCGAGACCCTGACCCTGCTCGATGGCCGCGAGGCCGCGCTGGATTCGGCGTTCCTGCTGATCACCGATGCCGATCGGCCGGTGGCGCTGGCCGGGCTGATGGGCGGCCACGCCACCCGCGTGACCGAGACCACCCGCCACGTGTTCCTGGAGGCCGCGCATTTCGCGCCGGCCGCGATCATGGGCCGCGGGCGCAAGCTCGGCCTGCACACCGATGCCGGTCACCGCTTCGAGCGCGGCGTGGATCCGGCGCTGCCGCGGCAGGCGCTGGAGCTGGCGACGCGGCTGGTGCTGGAGCTGGCCGGCGGGCGCGCCGGCCCGGTGGTCGAGGCCGCCTTGCCCGAATTCCTGCCGGCGCCGGCACCGATCGCGCTGCGCCGCGCGCGCATCCTGCGCGTGCTCGGCATCGAGATCGCCGACGCCGACGTCGAGCGCATCCTGCGCGCGCTGGGCATGGACGTGGTCGCCTCGGCCGACGGCTGGCAGGTCACCGCGCCGAGTCGCCGCTTCGACATCGCCATCGAAGAGGATCTGATCGAGGAGCTGGCGCGCATCCACGGCTACGACCGCCTGCCGACCACCTTGCCCGGCGGCGCCACGCGCATCGCCATGGACAGCGAGACCCAACTGGACGAGCGCAGCGTGCGTCGCCAGTTGCTGGCGCGCGATCTGCTGGAAACCATCAACTACGCCTTCGTCGATGCTGCGCTGCTGGACCAGTGGGGCCTGCACGACGGGCGCGTGGCCCTGGCCAATCCGCTCAGCGCCGAACTGGCGGTGATGCGTCCGTCGCTGCTGCCGGGGCTGGTCGCCGCGCTGGGCCGCAACGCCGCGCGCCAGGCCGGGCGCGTGCGCCTGTTCGAACTGGGCAAGGTGTTCGCCGCGGCGGCGGAAGCCGGTGCCGCGCCGACCGAGACCCAGCGGGTGGCGGCCGCGGTGTGCGGCGATGCCGACGCCCTGCAGTGGGGCCTGCCGGCGCGCAAGGTCGATTTCCACGACCTCAAGGGCGACCTGGACGCCTTGGCCGCAGCCTCCGGCGCACGCCTGGACTACCGGCCGTCGGCGCACCCGTTCGCGCATCCGACCCGATCGGCCGACGTCTATCGCGACGACGTGCGGATCGGCTGGATCGGCCAACTGCATCCGCGGCTGCTGCAGGCGATGCAGATCGACGTCGATGTGCTGGCGTTCGAGCTGGACCTGGCGCCGCTGGCCGCGCGTGCCCTGCCGCGCGCCGCCGAGCTGTCGCGGTTCCCGTCGGTGCGTCGCGACCTGGCGGTCGTGGTGCCGGACGCGGTGAGTTGGGCGGCGCTGGCGCGCAGCGTGCGCGCGGCGGTGGGGCCCTTGCTGCGCGAGGTCGTGCTGTTCGACCGCTACGTCGGCGCGGGGGTCGAGGCTGGTTGCAAGAGTCTCGCTATGGGCTTGATTTTGCAGGACAACACGCGCACTCTGACAGACCGCGACGTGGAGGCGGTGGTCGCCGATGCGGTGGCCGCGCTGGCGCGGGAACACGACGCGCGGATGCGTGGTTGA
- a CDS encoding integration host factor subunit alpha, producing MALTKAEMAERLFDEVGLNKREAKEFVDAFFDVLRDALEQGRQVKLSGFGNFDLRRKNQRPGRNPKTGEEIPISARTVVTFRPGQKLKERVEAYAGPGQ from the coding sequence ATGGCGTTGACCAAAGCGGAAATGGCCGAGCGGTTGTTCGACGAAGTCGGGCTGAACAAGCGCGAGGCCAAGGAATTCGTCGATGCGTTCTTCGACGTGCTGCGCGATGCGCTCGAGCAGGGGCGGCAGGTGAAGCTGTCCGGTTTCGGCAACTTCGACCTGCGCCGCAAGAACCAACGGCCCGGCCGCAATCCCAAGACCGGCGAAGAGATCCCGATTTCGGCGCGGACGGTGGTGACCTTCCGCCCCGGACAGAAGCTCAAGGAGCGAGTGGAGGCATATGCTGGACCCGGGCAGTAA
- a CDS encoding MerR family transcriptional regulator, with amino-acid sequence MLDPGSNRELPPIPAKRYFTIGEVSELCDVKPHVLRYWETEFPSLEPVKRRGNRRYYQRHDVLMVRQIRSLLYEQGYTIGGARLRLEGEGARQESALSNQIIKQVRQELEEVLQLLRR; translated from the coding sequence ATGCTGGACCCGGGCAGTAACCGCGAACTTCCGCCGATTCCGGCCAAGCGCTACTTCACCATCGGTGAGGTCAGCGAGCTGTGCGACGTCAAGCCGCATGTGCTGCGCTACTGGGAGACCGAATTCCCCAGCCTGGAACCGGTCAAGCGGCGCGGCAACCGGCGCTACTACCAGCGCCACGACGTGCTGATGGTGCGGCAGATCCGTAGCCTGCTGTACGAACAGGGCTATACCATCGGCGGCGCACGCCTGCGCCTGGAAGGCGAGGGTGCCCGCCAGGAATCGGCGCTGAGCAATCAGATCATCAAGCAGGTGCGGCAGGAGCTGGAAGAAGTCCTGCAGTTGCTGCGGCGGTGA
- a CDS encoding polysaccharide biosynthesis/export family protein, with protein sequence MGKLSVTFHWALALFCLGLLSACSSGPAMRTDLPAGDPLAASMGKPEYLLGPGDLLTVKVFQVDDLERQVRVDNEGRISLPLIGDVKAAGSSVNALQKEIADRYRNGYLQNPQVSVLVDEFTGNRVTVTGAVSEPGIYPIQGSALTLQQALSLGKGVSDVASRGNVVVFRTVGGQKMLARFDLREIQKGAAPDPAIYGGDIVVVYRSDALVLLRTVVQLTPFVMVWRAYR encoded by the coding sequence ATGGGTAAACTTTCCGTGACCTTCCACTGGGCGCTGGCCCTGTTCTGCCTGGGGCTGCTGTCTGCATGCAGCAGCGGGCCGGCGATGCGTACCGACCTGCCGGCGGGCGATCCGCTTGCCGCTTCAATGGGCAAGCCGGAATACCTGCTCGGCCCGGGCGACCTGCTGACGGTCAAGGTGTTCCAGGTCGATGACCTGGAACGGCAGGTGCGGGTCGACAACGAGGGCCGCATCTCGCTGCCGCTGATCGGCGACGTGAAGGCCGCCGGCTCCAGCGTCAATGCGCTGCAGAAGGAGATCGCCGACCGCTACCGCAACGGCTATCTGCAGAACCCGCAGGTGTCGGTGCTGGTCGACGAGTTCACCGGCAACCGGGTCACGGTCACCGGTGCGGTCAGCGAGCCGGGCATCTATCCCATCCAGGGCTCCGCCTTGACCCTGCAGCAGGCGCTGTCGTTGGGCAAGGGCGTCAGCGACGTGGCCAGCCGCGGCAATGTGGTGGTGTTCCGCACCGTCGGTGGACAGAAGATGCTGGCGCGTTTCGATCTGCGCGAGATCCAGAAGGGCGCCGCGCCCGATCCGGCGATCTACGGCGGCGACATCGTGGTGGTGTACCGCTCCGATGCGCTGGTGTTGCTGCGCACCGTGGTGCAGCTGACCCCGTTCGTGATGGTCTGGAGGGCCTACCGATGA